One Osmerus eperlanus chromosome 23, fOsmEpe2.1, whole genome shotgun sequence DNA segment encodes these proteins:
- the si:ch211-119e14.1 gene encoding retrotransposon-like protein 1, translating into MSEKTITDQTTSDRVVVTLCFLLVFLILLLAYLYMKLNRETSGQYTLRRMVYREGGVRDRVRGGVRTLETRLGRRLWPLNENEEEIEGEESEEERDVEEGSKRGESEGEEEKEGDEGDDSSDDYSSLEGCDLRGRAGGAQEREGRRESTGSMESEDNKDEAREDGGVKAGLEEGEGNRGGDLQIGLKHFSGSATWSEEQKKQEDDNNVTAF; encoded by the coding sequence ATGTCTGAAAAAACCATCACAGACCAGACCACATCTGATCGTGTGGTAGTGACTCTCTGTTTCCTTCTTGTGTTCCTCATTCTTCTTCTGGCCTACCTGTACATGAAACTGAACCGTGAAACCAGTGGACAGTATACACTTCGCAGAATGGTttatagggagggaggagtcagAGACCGGGTGAGGGGCGGAGTCAGAACTCTGGAGACCCGCCTTGGTCGCCGCCTGTGGCCACTCAATGAGAATGAGGAGGAGATAGAAGGCGAAGAGAgcgaagaggagagggatgtgGAAGAAGGAAGCAAACGAGGTGAAAGCGAaggcgaggaggagaaggagggggacgaGGGAGATGACTCGTCGGATGACTACTCCAGCTTGGAGGGCTGCGACCTgaggggcagagcagggggagcgcaggagagggaggggaggagagagagcacggGGAGCATGGAGAGCGAGGACAACAAGGACGAAgccagagaggatggaggggtcaAAGCAGGgcttgaggaaggagagggaaacagaggaggAGATTTACAGATCGGCCTGAAGCACTTCTCTGGGAGTGCCACCTGGTCTGAGGAACAGAAGAAACAAGAAGACGACAACAACGTGACTGCGTTTTGA
- the dtx4a gene encoding E3 ubiquitin-protein ligase DTX4a, with product MLLASAVVVWEWLNEHGRWRPYSPAVSHHIEAVIRNDPRGGSVVLGQVDTRLSPYIIDLHSMHQFRQDTGTLRPVRRSFYDPTSAPGQGWLWEWENDTGSWTAYDTEVGIAIQAARDRQQPWLDLAPLGFCYLIDFQSMTQINGQTQRCRRIQRRSDLAYPLVSGPLPKSHHAWGPAPGGLLGVGVSGVGMGLGVSGGGTGNGSAYPSGALPASAITSLGQPCACQQCMLVLSVKAGAMSAHTLGRRPPQNKPPSPKFGGYSAMGGSYSLTLPRPPTLSRSLSPHRTSVGGASGGGGVGGGSFAHSLSLLGSATAALSLNSTRPPPPPLPPPPPPPPPPSSAASSATSPPHPSSSASLSASSALPLGPSPAQPLISTAASSCTPSPSARVLGPVSAAAAACAAPLPPRASLAGLSRPALQRIAMAQSRALIASGVPTVPVKNLNGSSPVHPALAGITGILMSAAGLPVCLTRPPKLVLHPPPVSKSDIKPVPGLGHCCRKTTKKQARKGKTPEEVVKRYLQKVRNPPEEDCTICMEALAGPSGYKGPGVGGISRAESVGRLAQCGHQYHLQCLVAMYNNGNKDGSLQCPTCKTIYGVKTGNQPPGKMEYHVIPHSLPGHPDCKTIRIIYNIPPGIQGPEHPNPGKPFTARGFPRHCYLPDSEKGRKVLRLLLVAWDRRLIFSVGTSSTTGESDTVIWNEVHHKTEFGSNLTGHGYPDPGHLDNVLEELKAQGITEEECLPRD from the exons ATGTTACTAGCGTCTGCCGTAGTGGTATGGGAATGGCTGAACGAGCACGGACGCTGGCGGCCTTACAGCCCGGCCGTCTCTCACCACATCGAGGCAGTCATCCGCAACGACCCGCGGGGTGGTAGTGTTGTATTAGGCCAGGTGGACACTCGTCTCTCGCCCTACATCATTGACTTGCATTCCATGCACCAGTTCCGCCAAGACACAG GTACTCTACGGCCTGTGCGTCGCAGCTTCTACGACCCAACTTCAGCACCGGGCCAGGGCTggctgtgggagtgggagaacGACACCGGCTCCTGGACCGCCTACGACACGGAGGTGGGCATCGCCATCCAGGCGGCACGCGACCGCCAGCAGCCCTGGCTGGACCTGGCGCCGCTGGGCTTCTGCTACCTCATCGACTTCCAGAGCATGACCCAGATCAACGGGCAGACGCAGCGCTGCAGGCGTATCCAGCGACGCTCGGACCTAGCCTACCCGCTGGTGTCGGGGCCCTTGCCCAAGTCCCACCACGCCTGGGGGCCTGCTCCTGGGGGACTCCTGGGGGTTGGGGTGTCTGGAGTGGGCATGGGGCTCGGGGTGAGTGGAGGCGGGACTGGAAATGGCAGTGCCTACCCAAGCGGCGCCCTGCCGGCCTCGGCTATCACGTCTCTGGGCCAGCCGTGTGCGTGTCAGCAGTGCATGCTGGTCCTTAGCGTCAAGGCGGGCGCCATGTCGGCTCACACCCTTGGGAGGAGGCCTCCCCAGAACAAACCGCCTAGCCCCAAATTTGGGGGCTACTCTGCCATGGGGGGGTCGTACTCGCTGACCCTACCCCGCCCCCCGACCCTGTCCAGGTCCCTTTCCCCTCACAGGACATCTGTGGGGGGGGCTagcggcgggggcggggttggagGCGGCAGCTTTGCCCACTCGCTGTCCCTCCTGGGCTCGGCCACGGCCGCCCTCTCCCTCAACTCCACCCGTCCGcctcccccgcctctcccccctccgcccccgcccccgccgccgccctcctccgccgcctccAGCGCCACCTCCCCGccgcacccctcctcctccgcctctctctcggcctcctCCGCCCTGCCGCTGGGGCCCTCTCCGGCCCAGCCCCTCATTTCCACCGCTGCCTCCTCCTGTACGCCCTCGCCGTCCGCCCGCGTCCTCGGCCCCGTGTCTGCGGCCGCAGCCGCCTGCGCTGCCCCTCTACCGCCCCGCGCCAGCCTGGCAGGGCTGAGTCGACCTGCCCTGCAACGCATTGCCATGGCCCAGTCCCGTGCCCTCATTGCGTCTGG AGTGCCAACAGTTCCAGTGAAGAACCTGAATGGATCAAGTCCTGTCCACCCTGCGTTAGCAG GTATTACAGGGATCCTGATGAGTGCAGctggacttcctgtctgtctgacccgcCCTCCTAAGCTTgtgctccaccctcctcctgtcAGCAAGAGTGACATCAAGCCAGTTCCTGGTCTGGGCCACTGCTGCCGTAAGACCACCAAGAAACAGGCCCGCAaag GCAAGACCCCCGAGGAGGTTGTAAAGAGGTACCTTCAGAAAGTCCGCAACCCCCCTGAAGAG GACTGCACCATCTGCATGGAGGCCTTGGCGGGCCCCTCGGGGTACAAGGGCCCCGGCGTGGGTGGCATCTCCCGGGCAGAGTCCGTGGGTCGCCTGGCGCAGTGCGGCCATCAGTACCACCTCCAGTGCCTGGTCGCCATGTACAACAATGGCAACAAGGACGGCAGCCTGCAGTGTCCCACCTGCAAGACCATCTACGGGGTCAAGACGGGGAACCAGCCCCCTGGCAAGATGGAGTACCACGTCATTCCCCACTCCCTGCCCGGTCACCCAGACTGCAAGACCATCCGAATCATCTACAACATCCCACCTGGCATCCAG GGCCCTGAGCATCCGAACCCGGGAAAGCCCTTCACCGCCCGAGGATTCCCCAGACACTGCTACCTCCCTGACAGCGAAAAGGGACGTAAG gtGCTGAGGCTCCTGCTGGTGGCGTGGGACCGTAGACTGATCTTCTCCGTGGGAACTTCCAGTACCACGGGCGAGTCAGACACGGTCATTTGGAACGAGGTCCACCACAAGACCGAGTTTGGCTCCAACCTGACGGGTCACGGCTACCCGGACCCCGGCCACCTGGACAATGTTCTGGAGGAGCTTAAGGCCCAGGGCATCACAGAGGAGGAGTGCCTTCCCAGAGACTGA